The following are from one region of the Actinoplanes sp. L3-i22 genome:
- a CDS encoding amidohydrolase, whose protein sequence is MTSADWIFHGGAIHTMTGRAAAAVAVAAGKIIATDDDVRAVRGPKTEVVNLAGGALLPGFQDAHVHPVPAGLQLTGCDLAAVHGLDDYRALIAAHVRDHPGPGWVLGSGWYGDVFPGGFPDRHELDRLIPDRPAAFLSHDAHGAWVNSAALARAGIGRDTADPHGGAIHRDAAGEPTGMLSDAASDLVMRLVPRPDRAAQEHALRTAQRHLHALGITGWQDAAVGDVFGTPDPFEVYRAAESAGWLTAKVTGALWWDRDAGAEQVERHLARRAETLGGRFRATAIKIMQDGVCENLTAAVLTPYAGNPHLHGPSFLAPEVLAEVVRRLGAERFDVHLHAVGDRAVRECLDAVEASDPGWDHRHQIAHLDLIDPADVPRLRALRVIANLQPLWARLDPVLVETKLPYLTAGQQRMHFAFGTLAAAGAPLAMGSDWPVSSPDPLWGIHTAVNRTAPGADPHARDERAQTEPLLAHERLVVEAALAAYTIGAARASRRDDTTGSLEVGKAADLVMLDADPAAVPAGELSAIRVQATFVDGVPVYGR, encoded by the coding sequence GTGACATCCGCGGACTGGATCTTCCACGGCGGCGCGATCCACACGATGACCGGCCGGGCTGCGGCCGCGGTCGCGGTGGCGGCCGGCAAGATCATTGCAACCGACGACGACGTACGGGCGGTACGCGGCCCGAAGACCGAGGTCGTGAACCTGGCGGGCGGCGCCCTGCTGCCCGGTTTCCAGGACGCGCACGTCCACCCGGTCCCGGCCGGCCTGCAGCTGACCGGCTGCGATCTCGCCGCCGTGCACGGCCTGGACGACTACCGCGCGCTGATCGCCGCCCACGTCCGCGACCACCCGGGCCCCGGCTGGGTGCTCGGCTCGGGCTGGTACGGCGACGTCTTCCCGGGCGGCTTCCCGGACCGGCACGAGCTGGACCGGCTGATCCCGGACCGGCCGGCCGCGTTCCTCAGCCACGACGCGCACGGCGCCTGGGTCAACTCGGCCGCCCTGGCCCGCGCCGGGATCGGCCGGGACACCGCCGACCCGCACGGCGGGGCGATCCACCGCGACGCCGCCGGCGAGCCCACCGGGATGCTCAGCGACGCCGCGTCCGACCTGGTCATGCGCCTGGTCCCGCGGCCGGACCGGGCCGCCCAGGAGCACGCGCTGCGGACCGCGCAGCGGCACCTGCACGCGCTCGGGATCACCGGCTGGCAGGACGCCGCGGTCGGCGACGTGTTCGGCACGCCCGACCCGTTCGAGGTGTACCGGGCCGCCGAGTCGGCCGGCTGGCTGACCGCCAAGGTGACCGGGGCGCTGTGGTGGGACCGGGACGCCGGCGCCGAGCAGGTCGAGCGGCATCTGGCCCGGCGCGCCGAGACCCTCGGCGGACGGTTCCGGGCGACCGCGATCAAGATCATGCAGGACGGGGTGTGCGAGAACCTGACGGCCGCCGTGCTGACGCCGTACGCCGGAAATCCGCATCTCCACGGACCCAGCTTCCTCGCCCCGGAGGTCCTCGCCGAGGTGGTCCGGCGCCTCGGCGCCGAGCGGTTCGACGTGCATCTGCACGCGGTCGGCGACCGCGCGGTGCGGGAATGCCTGGACGCGGTGGAAGCCTCCGACCCCGGCTGGGACCACCGGCACCAGATCGCGCACCTCGACCTGATCGACCCGGCCGACGTGCCCCGGCTGCGGGCCCTGCGCGTGATCGCCAACCTGCAGCCGCTGTGGGCCCGGCTCGATCCGGTGCTGGTCGAGACGAAGTTGCCCTACCTGACCGCCGGGCAGCAGCGGATGCACTTCGCGTTCGGCACCCTGGCCGCGGCCGGCGCGCCGCTCGCGATGGGCTCGGACTGGCCGGTGTCCAGCCCGGACCCGCTCTGGGGCATCCACACCGCGGTCAACCGGACCGCGCCCGGCGCCGACCCGCACGCCCGGGACGAGCGCGCGCAGACCGAGCCGCTGCTCGCGCACGAGCGGCTCGTCGTCGAGGCGGCGCTGGCCGCGTACACGATCGGCGCGGCCCGGGCGAGCCGGCGCGACGACACCACCGGTTCCCTCGAGGTCGGCAAGGCGGCCGACCTCGTGATGCTCGACGCCGACCCGGCCGCCGTGCCGGCCGGCGAGCTCTCCGCCATCCGCGTGCAAGCGACGTTCGTCGACGGCGTGCCCGTCTACGGCAGATAA
- a CDS encoding APC family permease produces the protein MDLSTSLAREQTGRLHRTLGRFDIIFLMIAAVVGLETLGQVAGYGGEAFTWALVLAVTFLIPYGLIFAEVGSTFREEGGAYIWVRTAFGRGPAAIAALLTWVTQPVWVGGSMAFLAAETFSGHLTELRPGSAGDYAFKLIFIWITVAAAIVSLRRGKWLPTIGAVAKVGLLVIFVVTAGIYAVRNGVVDLSVGSFSPTLAGLFGSVPVLLFAYLGFESSSSAAGEMKNPARDVPISIARSCATAAACYLIPILAILLVIPADRITGIGGLLDAVHTVYSVYGAAAGPMLTITAVVLIFILASQGSAWMIVSDRMQAMAAADGSFFGGFFGKFSATLGTPVRVNLLSGVVATVFMLASMRITGDSAAVFGVVLTISISTFLLSYLLVIPAAIRLRRVDAERPFRVPVSDRGFALLGGLCFAWVLLGSWVAVFPGTLEALFGVDYAFTDVWGVSQARFEAFTLGTLAVLLILGAAGYLRGARVRS, from the coding sequence GTGGACCTCTCCACCAGCCTCGCGCGTGAGCAGACCGGCCGTCTGCACCGCACGCTCGGCCGCTTCGACATCATCTTCCTCATGATCGCCGCGGTGGTCGGCCTGGAGACGCTCGGTCAGGTCGCCGGCTACGGCGGCGAGGCGTTCACCTGGGCGCTCGTGCTCGCGGTGACGTTCCTGATCCCGTACGGGCTGATCTTCGCCGAGGTCGGGTCGACGTTCCGCGAGGAGGGCGGCGCGTACATCTGGGTGCGGACCGCGTTCGGCCGGGGCCCGGCCGCGATCGCCGCGCTACTCACCTGGGTCACCCAGCCGGTCTGGGTGGGCGGGTCGATGGCGTTCCTGGCCGCCGAGACGTTCTCCGGGCACCTCACCGAGCTGCGGCCGGGGTCGGCCGGGGACTACGCGTTCAAGCTGATCTTCATCTGGATCACCGTGGCGGCCGCGATCGTCAGCCTGCGGCGCGGCAAGTGGCTGCCGACGATCGGGGCGGTGGCCAAGGTCGGGCTGCTGGTGATCTTCGTGGTGACGGCCGGGATCTACGCCGTACGCAATGGTGTGGTTGATCTTTCGGTGGGCAGTTTCTCGCCGACCCTGGCCGGGTTGTTCGGATCGGTGCCGGTGCTGCTCTTCGCGTATCTCGGCTTCGAGTCGTCGAGCAGCGCGGCCGGCGAGATGAAGAACCCGGCCCGGGACGTGCCGATCTCGATCGCCCGCTCGTGCGCGACCGCGGCGGCCTGCTACCTGATCCCGATCCTGGCGATCCTGCTGGTCATCCCGGCCGACCGGATCACCGGCATCGGCGGCCTGCTCGACGCGGTGCACACCGTCTACTCGGTGTACGGCGCCGCGGCCGGCCCGATGCTCACCATCACCGCGGTCGTGCTGATCTTCATCCTGGCCAGCCAGGGCTCGGCCTGGATGATCGTCTCGGACCGGATGCAGGCGATGGCCGCCGCCGACGGCTCGTTCTTCGGCGGCTTCTTCGGCAAGTTCTCGGCCACGCTGGGCACGCCGGTCCGGGTGAACCTGCTCTCCGGCGTGGTCGCCACGGTGTTCATGCTCGCGTCGATGCGGATCACCGGGGACAGCGCGGCGGTCTTCGGCGTGGTGCTGACCATCTCGATCTCCACGTTCCTGCTCAGCTACCTGCTGGTCATCCCGGCCGCGATCCGGCTCCGCCGGGTCGACGCCGAGCGGCCGTTCCGGGTGCCGGTCTCCGACCGCGGGTTCGCGCTGCTCGGCGGGCTCTGCTTCGCGTGGGTGCTGCTCGGCTCGTGGGTGGCGGTCTTCCCGGGCACCCTCGAGGCGCTCTTCGGCGTCGACTACGCGTTCACCGACGTCTGGGGCGTCAGCCAGGCCCGGTTCGAGGCCTTCACCCTCGGCACCCTGGCGGTCCTGCTGATCCTCGGCGCGGCCGGTTACCTGCGCGGCGCCCGGGTCCGTTCCTGA